One window from the genome of Cryptomeria japonica chromosome 6, Sugi_1.0, whole genome shotgun sequence encodes:
- the LOC131063510 gene encoding uncharacterized protein LOC131063510, whose amino-acid sequence MEGHNLLEDHKCSGSGPISVDNCGSNSMEEIPKQDSNVDFDPCAPYSSSMDNVPLKLLFGVSNVKMRHSPTQEKAVQMDLCSPKDQLDSSESVRVKLRESLTSALALVCDEQQKKDSITEQNLKIEMVVPERPSNLDRQYEEMEPMESIAETHLHYDNESPKILKRDREDFEQKHQLGEDAISSCYIAQAAHEEQDERPSLNADSSVMSTDMSENGSLKRIKLEKEEFDTEKSEQSTQISDIIQFLGVKIEAELFRKYAGVNKKYKEKARSLLFNLKDRNNPELRARVVSGEITPENLCCMTAEQLASKELSQWRIAKAEELAHMIVLPDNDVNFRRMVKKTHKGEFQVEVENDDVGAEIAASGLPLQSKLEQPETEDPSMDEIANSTGIHDDNRIASPTSLPSCTSPGRVAGMAGSKIRSTEGAAIRKTREEKILPKIMSLDDYMGSRSDKLHEGAEVRSWNEESTEWATEANVVHNKESIEWEKSPPGQPNVEEDKAGFTNDHFVHGDLMHIGSEMDYPNGDQEWPIGKGVQSPSSEKLWEGMLQLNPLIVETVVALFKSGEKTSAKEWSKFVEVKGRVRIDAFEKFLQELPLSRSRAVMVVSICCKTASLENSLENIQEIAISYKQDERVGYAEPAPGVELYLCPSNVATLQMLDKFISYEHFENINEQDGLIGFVVWRRNNVTSNAMHTMPEKQYINAKQLALSGHMLDSPTHPGVSESVPHGTDSPKNDISTSYDKYPVSNKLPFMVSTSKTITHVENTTHAKDCSEMDIPPGFNSCPPRVASIDPRINAPKFQVSILHDDDDDDLIDDVPPGFGPNAASVINNAYTQTNTTNLDDDDLPEFDYNGVSASYQPPSSQLPPQRCLQPMPNSQCPSQPPQVSTNTDQVFFQSKDSFHPPVGHLASHQIPQQVPRPPATPHPSIQIRELIQKYGQCDAPFSMGHSCTPDVGVVNFAPQIGQQPVMIPPHHTPTNAHTQVEKLWNGEDVPEWRLYFTPGTSLMQQMQPMIPPQLGAPNGNFQVGQCLPSRVPAPQRGPPQMLIPLGAPMQMLQPPPNLPQVPPHPSFVGMRPITGINLPVPMLMSEREHGQFYANNSQTFHTSYNFRPALSGPDTRPLDGRNRRV is encoded by the exons ATGGAG GGTCATAATCTTCTTGAAGATCATAAATGCTCTGGATCAGGGCCAATTTCAGTTGATAATTGTGGGTCAAACAGTATGGaggaaataccaaaacaagattCAAATGTGGATTTCGATCCTTGTGCTCCATATTCTTCTTCAATGGATAATGTACCCTTAAAGTTACTTTTTGGGGTATCTAATGTTAAAATGCGCCATTCTCCAACACAAGAGAAGGCGGTGCAAATGGATTTGTGTTCTCCAAAAGATCAACTTGATTCAAGTGAATCTGTCAGAGTCAAACTAAGAGAGTCTTTGACATCTGCTCTGGCTTTGGTTTGTGACGAGCAACAAAAGAAGGACTCCATTACCGAACAGAATCTGAAGATTGAGATGGTAGTCCCAGAAAGGCCGTCCAATCTGGATCGGCAGTATGAAGAAATGGAACCGATGGAAAGTATAGCTGAAACTCATTTACATTATGATAATGAGTCACCTAAAATATTGAAGAGGGATAGGGAAGACTTTGAACAGAAGCATCAGTTGGGTGAAGATGCAATTTCATCTTGTTACATAGCACAAGCAGCCCATGAGGAGCAAGATGAGCGTCCATCTTTAAATGCTGATTCAAGTGTTATGAGCACTGACATGTCAGAGAATGGTTCATTGAAAAGGATCAAATTAGAGAAAGAGGAGTTTGACACAGAAAAGAGTGAACAAAGTACACAGATTTCAGATATAATACAGTTTTTAGGGGTGAAAATTGAAGCTGAACTTTTCAGAAAGTATGCTGGTGTAAACAAGAAGTACAAAGAAAAGGCCAGATCACTTCTGTTTAATCTTAAAGATAGAAACAACCCCGAGTTAAGGGCACGTGTTGTGTCAGGGGAAATTACTCCAGAGAATCTTTGTTGCATGACTGCAGAACAGTTAGCATCCAAGGAACTTTCACAATGGAGGATTGCTAAAGCTGAGGAGCTTGCTCATATGATTGTTTTACCTGATAATGATGTTAATTTTAGAAGGATGGTTAAGAAAACTCACAAAGGAGAATTTCAAGTGGAAGTTGAAAATGATGATGTAGGTGCAGAGATAGCTGCTAGTGGACTGCCATTGCAATCTAAACTGGAGCAACCTGAAACTGAAGATCCAAGCATGGATGAAATTGCTAATTCAACTGGGATTCATGATGATAATAGAATTGCCTCACCCACATCTCTGCCATCATGTACTTCACCTGGTCGGGTAGCTGGGATGGCAGGTTCAAAGATCAGATCAACTGAAGGTGCTGCCATACGGAAGACAAGAGAGGAAAAGATTCTTCCCAAGATAATGTCTCTTGATGATTATATGGGCTCAAGGAGTGATAAATTACACGAAGGTGCAGAAGTTAGAAGTTGGAATGAAGAATCCACTGAATGGGCAACAGAAGCTAATGTAGTTCATAACAAAGAGTCCATCGAATGGGAAAAGTCTCCTCCAGGTCAACCAAATGTCGAGGAGGACAAAGCTGGTTTCACAAATGACCATTTTGTGCATGGGGATCTAATGCACATTGGTAGTGAAATGGACTATCCTAATGGTGACCAGGAGTGGCCAATAGGAAAAGGAGTTCAGTCACCATCTTCTGAAAAGCTTTGGGAGGGAATGTTGCAGCTAAACCCATTGATTGTTGAGACAGTTGTGGCTCTTTTCAAAAG TGGTGAAAAAACATCAGCTAAAGAGTGGTCCAAGTTTGTGGAAGTTAAGGGAAGAGTTAGGATTGATGCATTTGAAAAGTTCCTTCAAGAGCTGCCCCTTTCACGGAGCCGTGCAGTCATG GTGGTTTCCATTTGTTGCAAAACTGCTTCTTTGGAGAACAGTCTGGAAAACATTCAGGAG ATTGCTATTTCTTATAAGCAAGATGAGCGGGTAGGATATGCAGAACCTGCTCCAGGCGTTGAGCTTTATCTATGCCCATCCAATGTTGCGACATTGCAAATGCTGGATAAATTTATTTCTTATGAACATTTTGAAAATATAAATGAACAGGATGGTCTGATTGGATTTGTTGTATGGCGAAGGAATAATGTAACATCTAATGCCATGCATACAATGCCAGAAAAACAATATATAAATGCAAAACAGCTTGCATTATCTGGTCATATGCTGGATTCACCTACTCATCCTGGAGTCTCTGAGTCTGTGCCACATGGAACTGACAGCCCAAAAAATGACATAAGCACTAGCTATGATAAATATCCTGTTAGCAATAAGTTGCCGTTTATGGTATCTACAAGCAAAACTATTACACATGTTGAAAATACAACTCATGCTAAAGATTGTTCAGAAATGGATATTCCCCCTGGATTTAATTCCTGCCCACCAAGGGTAGCATCTATTGATCCTCGAATTAATGCACCTAAATTTCAAGTATCTATTttgcatgatgatgatgatgatgatctgatTGATGATGTGCCACCAGGATTTGGGCCTAATGCAGCATCTGTTATAAATAATGCTTATACTCAAACAAATACCAcaaatttagatgatgatgatcttCCTGAATTTGATTACAACGGGGTGTCCGCATCTTACCAACCTCCTTCCAGTCAGCTTCCTCCACAGCGTTGTCTGCAACCCATGCCTAATTCCCAGTGTCCAAGTCAACCACCTCAAGTCTCCACAAATACTGATCAAGTTTTTTTCCAATCAAAAGATAGTTTTCATCCACCTGTTGGCCATCTTGCTAGTCATCAAATTCCACAACAGGTTCCGAGACCACCAGCTACTCCTCACCCATCAATTCAAATTCGAGAGTTGATACAGAAGTATGGACAGTGTGATGCTCCATTCTCAATGGGACATAGTTGTACCCCTGATGTTGGAGTTGTCAACTTTGCCCCACAAATTGGTCAACAGCCAGTTATGATCCCACCACATCATACTCCCACCAATGCACATACTCAAGTTGAAAAATTATGGAATGGTGAGGATGTTCCTGAATGGCGTCTGTATTTTACACCAGGAACTTCATTAATGCAACAAATGCAACCTATGATACCACCTCAGTTAGGGGCACCAAATGGAAATTTTCAGGTTGGACAGTGCCTGCCATCAAGGGTTCCTGCACCTCAAAGGGGACCTCCACAGATGCTAATACCTCTAGGAGCACCTATGCAAATGCTTCAACCTCCACCTAATCTGCCACAAGTGCCTCCGCATCCTTCGTTTGTTGGCATGCGACCCATAACAGGTATAAATCTGCCAGTTCCCATGCTAATGTCAGAGAGGGAGCATGGACAATTCTATGCAAATAATTCTCAGACATTTCATACAAGTTACAATTTCAGGCCTGCATTAAGTGGGCCAGACACCAGACCTCTTGATGGAAGGAATAGAAGGGTATGA